A window of Hippoglossus stenolepis isolate QCI-W04-F060 chromosome 18, HSTE1.2, whole genome shotgun sequence contains these coding sequences:
- the rab14l gene encoding RAB14, member RAS oncogene family, like isoform X1 — MYTHTRAWCLTNVETSVLTRATMATAPYNYSYIFKYIIIGDMGVGKSCLLHQFTEKKFMADCPHTIGVEFGTRIIEVSGQKIKLQIWDTAGQERFRAVTRSYYRGAAGALMVYDITRRSTYNHLSSWLTDARNLTNPNTVIILIGNKADLEAQRDVTYEEAKQFAEENGLLFLEASAKTGENVEDAFLEAAKKIYQNIQDGSLDLNAAESGVQHKPSAPQGGRLTSEPQPQREGCGC, encoded by the exons ATGTACACGCATACACGTGCGTGGTGTCTAACAAACGTGGAGACGTCGGTGTTAACAAG agCCACAATGGCCACTGCACCGTACAACTACTCCTACATTTTCAAATACATCATTATCG GGGACATGGGGGTAGGGAAGTCATGTTTGCTTCACCAGTTCACAGAAAAGAAAT TCATGGCGGACTGTCCCCACACGATTGGTGTGGAGTTTGGTACCAGAATCATCGAGGTGAGTGGCCAGAAGATCAAGCTGCAGATCTGGGACACAGCGGGACAAGAGCGCTTCAGGGCCGTCACCCGCTCCTACTACCGCGGTGCCGCAGGAGCACTCATGGTCTACGACATCACCAG GAGAAGCACGTACAACCACCTCAGCAGCTGGTTGACTGATGCCAGAAACCTCACCAACCCCAATACT GTGATCATTCTCATAGGGAACAAAGCAGATTTGGAGGCCCAGAGGGACGTCACATACGAGGAGGCGAAGCAATTTGCTGAGGAGAACG GTCTGTTGTTTCTCGAAGCTAGTGCGAAAAC AGGTGAAAACGTGGAGGACGCCTTCCTGGAAGCTGCTAAGAAGATCTACCAGAACATCCAAGATGGCAGCCTGGACCTGAACGCCGCCGAGTCGGGGGTCCAGCACAAGCCCTCGGCCCCCCAGGGTGGCCGGCTAACCAGCGAACCACAGCCCCAGAGGGAAGGCTGCGGCTGCTAA
- the rab14l gene encoding RAB14, member RAS oncogene family, like isoform X2, translating into MATAPYNYSYIFKYIIIGDMGVGKSCLLHQFTEKKFMADCPHTIGVEFGTRIIEVSGQKIKLQIWDTAGQERFRAVTRSYYRGAAGALMVYDITRRSTYNHLSSWLTDARNLTNPNTVIILIGNKADLEAQRDVTYEEAKQFAEENGLLFLEASAKTGENVEDAFLEAAKKIYQNIQDGSLDLNAAESGVQHKPSAPQGGRLTSEPQPQREGCGC; encoded by the exons ATGGCCACTGCACCGTACAACTACTCCTACATTTTCAAATACATCATTATCG GGGACATGGGGGTAGGGAAGTCATGTTTGCTTCACCAGTTCACAGAAAAGAAAT TCATGGCGGACTGTCCCCACACGATTGGTGTGGAGTTTGGTACCAGAATCATCGAGGTGAGTGGCCAGAAGATCAAGCTGCAGATCTGGGACACAGCGGGACAAGAGCGCTTCAGGGCCGTCACCCGCTCCTACTACCGCGGTGCCGCAGGAGCACTCATGGTCTACGACATCACCAG GAGAAGCACGTACAACCACCTCAGCAGCTGGTTGACTGATGCCAGAAACCTCACCAACCCCAATACT GTGATCATTCTCATAGGGAACAAAGCAGATTTGGAGGCCCAGAGGGACGTCACATACGAGGAGGCGAAGCAATTTGCTGAGGAGAACG GTCTGTTGTTTCTCGAAGCTAGTGCGAAAAC AGGTGAAAACGTGGAGGACGCCTTCCTGGAAGCTGCTAAGAAGATCTACCAGAACATCCAAGATGGCAGCCTGGACCTGAACGCCGCCGAGTCGGGGGTCCAGCACAAGCCCTCGGCCCCCCAGGGTGGCCGGCTAACCAGCGAACCACAGCCCCAGAGGGAAGGCTGCGGCTGCTAA